A region from the Gymnogyps californianus isolate 813 chromosome 14, ASM1813914v2, whole genome shotgun sequence genome encodes:
- the RAD50 gene encoding DNA repair protein RAD50 codes for MSKIEKMSILGVRSFGVEDKDKQIITFFNPLTILVGPNGAGKTTIIECLKYISTGDFPPGTKGNSFVHDPKVANETDVRAQIRLQFRDVNGELIAVQRSMVCTQKGKKTEFKTLEAVITRTKHGEKVSLSSKCAEIDREMISALGVSKSVINNVIFCHQEESNWPLSEGKALKQKFDEIFSATRYIKALETLRQVRLKQSLKVKECQTELKYLKQNKEKAQEIQDHLSNREAQLAASKENVKSIENQLDPLKSSLAAVEQNLIKVMRLDNDVKALESRRRQMEKDNQDLQQKMEKVFQGTDEQLRDRYQNHQRTVKEKEKRLSDCKRELDRATKECQRFNSEKSELLIERGRLQLQADRHQEHITTRDSLIQSLAAQLELDGFERAPFNERHITSFHRLLKERQERDTEAANHLMREFARKEAMKQKQIDEIRDKKTGLERTIDLKSDIQNKKQVELKNVKYELQQLEGFSDRILELDQEIVKTEHELEKAERNSNVETLELEVQTLQNEKINLDKALRKLDQEMEQLNLHTMTITQMEMLKKDKADKEEQIRKVKSRHSDELTSLLGYFPNKNQLEDWLHGKNRKINQTRDSLADLNKRLASVEYHKTYVSNELRRKEEQLSVHEAKLFDVCGSQDFDSDLNKLQDEIEKSSKQRAVLAGATAVYSQFITQLTEENQSCCPVCQRVFQTEAELQDVISDLQSKLRLAPDKLKSTESELKRKEKKRDEMMSLKPLRRTVVELQDRDIPDLRNKIQNANRDLTGLKGEIEEQESLLRTALSEEEGAKARLQDITLMERYQTDVRDVERKIAQQEAKLLGVDLSRTVLQVSHEKQEKKHLWDTVTGKIELNQKLKQDQQNQIQQLKSTVNELKAEKLQISSSMQRRRQLEEQTVELTTEVQSLCREIKDAKEQVLPLNATLQKLQQEKEDLMNKRTASNKETQEKVNGIKEKVKDINKYVKEIENYIQQGKEDYKKQKESELDEVNSQLAACEKQKEKISKEMETIRQDIDTQKIQERWLEDNLTLRKRNEELKEVEDNIKQLVKEMGEMKVPQMKNEQKHLEEKIESLKRNHHVALGRQRGFEEEIVRFKKELRESQFRDAEEKYREMMIVMRTTELVNKDLDLYYKALDKAIMTFHSMKMEEINKIIRDLWRSTYRGQDIEYIEIRSDADENVSASDKRRSYNYRVVMIKGDTALDMRGRCSAGQKVLASLIIRLALAETFCLNCGILALDEPTTNLDRENIESLAHALVEIIKSRSQQRNFQLLVITHDEDFVELLGRSEYVETFYRIKKNIDQCSEIMKCSVSSLGSYVH; via the exons ATGTCGAAGATTGAGAAAATGAGTATCCTCGGAGTGAGGAGTTTTGGGGTAGAGGATAAAGACAAACAAATTATCACTTTCTTTAATCCATTGACTATTTTGGTGGGACCAAATGGTGCAGGAAAAACG ACTATCATTGAATGTCTTAAATACATATCCACTGGAGATTTTCCTCCTGGCACCAAAGGAAACTCATTTGTTCACGATCCAAAG GTTGCTAATGAAACAGATGTTAGAGCTCAGATTCGATTACAGTTTCGAGATGTAAATGGAGAGCTCATAGCTGTCCAGCGATCCATGGTCTGTACccagaaaggcaagaaaacagaatttaaaacacTTGAAGCTGTCATTACTAGAACAAA GCATGGTGAGAAGGTCAGTCTGAGTTCCAAGTGTGCAGAAATTGATCGAGAGATGATCAGCGCCCTTGGTGTTTCCAAATCGGTGATTAACAATGTCATTTTCTGCCACCAAGAAGAATCCAACTGGCCATTAAGTGAAGGGAAGgccctgaaacaaaaatttgatGAGATCTTTTCAGCAACAag gtatattAAAGCACTCGAAACTCTCCGTCAGGTACGACTGAAACAAAGCTTGAAAGTAAAAGAGTGTCAGACAGAACTGAAATACctaaaacagaataaagaaaaagcacaggaaatCCAGGATCATCTTAGCAATAGAGAGGCTCAGCTGGCTGCTTCTAAGGAGAACGTAAAATCTATTGAGAATCAACTTGATCCTCTGAAG agtTCTCTGGCAGCGGTTGAACAGAATCTCATAAAAGTAATGAGGCTAGACAACGACGTGAAAGCcctggagagcaggaggaggcagatgGAGAAAGATAATCAAGATTTGCAACAGAAGATGGAAAAG GTTTTTCAAGGAACAGATGAACAACTAAGGGATAGATACCAGAACCACCAGAGAACagtgaaggagaaggagaagagattATCAGACTGTAAGCGTGAATTAGATAGAGCCACTAAAGAATGCCAGAGATTTAACAGTGAGAAATCGGAACTACTTATTGAACGAG gTCGTCTTCAACTGCAAGCAGATCGTCACCAAGAACACATCACAACGAGGGATTCATTAATTCAGTCTTtggcagcacagctggaatTAGATGGTTTTGAGCGAGCACCTTTTAATGAAAGGCACATTACCAGTTTTCACAGGTTGTTGAAGGAGAGACAGGAAAGAGATACAGAAGCTGCAAATCATTTGATG AGAGAATTTGCACGAAAAGAAGCGATGAAGCAAAAACAGATAGATGAAATAAGAGACAAGAAAACTGGATTAGAAAGAACCATTGACCTGAAATCAGACattcaaaataagaaacaagttGAGCTGAAGAATGTAAAATATGAATTGCAGCAGTTGGAGGGCTTTTCAGACAGAATTCTGGAGTTGGATCAGGAGATTGTCAAGACA gaACATGagctggagaaggctgagaggAACAGCAATGTAGAAACACTCGAACTGGAAGTACAAActctgcaaaatgagaaaataaacctGGACAAAGCTCTTAGGAAGTTGGATCAAGAGATGGAGCAGTTGAATCTACATACCATGACAATTACCCAAATGGAGATGCTGAAGAAagacaaa GCAGACAAAGAAGAGCAGAttagaaaagtaaaatcaaGACATTCTGATGAACTGACATCGCTGTTGGGATACTTTCCGAATAAAAACCAACTTGAAGACTGGCTTCATGGTAAAAATAGAAAGATTAATCAGACAAGGGATAGTCTTGCTGACCTTAA CAAACGACTGGCATCAGTAGAATATCATAAAACTTATGTCAGTAATGagctaagaagaaaagaagaacaatTGTCCGTTCATGAAGCAAAACTTTTTGATGTCTGTGGAAGCCAAGATTTTGACAGTGATCTGAACAAACTTCAAGATGAAATTGAAAAAAGTTCAAAACAGCGAG ctGTGCTTGCTGGAGCCACTGCAGTTTATTCGCAGTTCATTACACAACTGACAGAGGAGAACCAGTCATGTTGTCCAGTTTGTCAAAGAGTTTTTCAAACAGAGGCCGAACTGCAAGATGTAATTAGTGATCTGCAGTCTAAGCTCCGTCTTGCTCCAGACAAACTGAAGTCAACAGAGTCTgagcttaaaagaaaagagaaaaaacgTGATGAAATGATGAGTCTTAAACCACTTAG gCGAACTGTAGTTGAACTCCAAGATAGGGACATACCGGACTTGAGGAACAAGATACAGAATGCAAACAGGGATTTAACAGGCCTGAAGGGTGAGATAGAAGAACAGGAATCACTCTTGCGGACAGCTTTGTCTGAGGAGGAAGGTGCCAAGGCGCGTTTACAGGATATAACACTAATGGAAAGGTACCAG ACTGATGTTAGGGATGTTGAACGAAAAATTGCTCAGCAGGAGGCTAAGCTGCTAGGGGTCGATTTAAGTAGAACTGTTCTACAAGTAAGCCAcgaaaaacaagagaaaaaacacttgtGGGATACAG TTACTGGTAAAATTGAGTTAAATCAAAAACTCAAGCAAGACCAGCAAAATCAGATTCAGCAGCTAAAGAGTACAGTTAATGAGCTTAAAGCAGAGAAGCTTCAGATTTCCAGCAGCATGCAGCGTCGTCGACAACTGGAGGAACAAACAGTGGAATTAACCACTGAGGTTCAGTCCTTATGCAGAGAGATCAAG GACGCAAAAGAACAGGTACTTCCTTTGAATGCAACTTTACAAaaactgcagcaggagaaggaggatcTAATGAATAAAAGGACTGCAAGTAATAAAGAAACACAAGAGaag GTAAATGGCATAAAAGAGAAAGTTAAGGATATAAACAAGTAtgtgaaagaaattgaaaactaTATTCAACAAGGAAAAGAAGACTATAAAAAG caaAAGGAGTCTGAACTTGATGAAGTAAATTCTCAGTTAGCTGCctgtgagaaacagaaggaaaagataagTAAAGAGATGGAAACGATTCGACAAGATATTGACACTCAAAAG ATACAGGAAAGGTGGCTAGAGGATAATCTTACTTTGAGGAAACGGAATGAAGAGCTAAAAGAAGTTGAAGACAATATAAAACAACTTGTGAAGGAGATGGGAGAAATGAAAGTCCCGCAAATGAAAAA tgaacaaaaacatttagaggagaaaatagaatctctgaaaagaaaccatCATGTTGCACTTGGCCGACAACGTGGATTTGAGGAAGAGATTGTTCGGTTTAAAAAGGAACTTCGAGAGTCACAATTCAGAGATGCAGAGGAGAAATACAGGGAGATGATGATTGTTATGAGAACAACAGAGCTAGTGAACAAAGACCTGGATCTTTATTACAAGGCTCTTGATAA AGCAATAATGACATTTCATAGCATGAAGATGGAAGAAATCAACAAAATAATCCGTGACCTTTGGCGAAGCACCTACAGAGGACAAG ATATTGAATATATAGAAATTCGTTCTGATGCAGATGAGAATGTCTCAGCCTCTGATAAAAGAAGAAGTTACAATTATAGAGTAGTAATGATAAAGGGAGATACAGCACTGGATATGCGAGGAAGATGTAGTGCTGGGCAAAAG